A single window of Archangium gephyra DNA harbors:
- a CDS encoding fatty acid desaturase family protein: protein MSVATSTQARPAQWQEKLGVVLFFVLCALLARRVLQAAGSQTVVMIAVSAVLGFVTADLVSGLVHWLFDTWFARTTPVLGKTFVTPFRVHHEDPLDITRHGFVATNGHNCLVSVPVLALALLLPSGPEAPWASSALTFVLMLCLGVFGTNQFHKWSHMQNVSPLVSWLQERGIILGREHHDVHHTAPHTSHYCITTGWLNRPLEAIGFFDGMEKLITAVTGLQPREETMNLPAVTPEAPESTPAPDLATP, encoded by the coding sequence ATGTCCGTCGCCACGTCCACCCAAGCCCGCCCCGCCCAGTGGCAGGAAAAGCTCGGCGTCGTCCTCTTCTTCGTCCTGTGCGCCCTGCTGGCGCGCCGCGTGCTGCAAGCGGCCGGCTCGCAGACGGTGGTGATGATCGCGGTGAGCGCGGTGCTGGGCTTCGTGACGGCCGACCTCGTCTCCGGCCTGGTGCACTGGCTGTTCGACACGTGGTTCGCCCGGACCACGCCGGTGCTGGGGAAGACCTTCGTCACCCCCTTCCGCGTCCACCACGAGGATCCGCTCGACATCACCCGCCATGGCTTCGTGGCCACCAACGGCCACAACTGCCTGGTGAGCGTGCCGGTGCTGGCGCTCGCGCTGCTGCTGCCCTCGGGCCCGGAGGCGCCGTGGGCCTCGTCCGCGCTCACCTTCGTGCTGATGCTGTGCCTGGGCGTCTTCGGGACCAACCAGTTCCACAAGTGGTCGCACATGCAGAACGTCTCGCCCCTGGTGTCCTGGCTGCAGGAGCGGGGCATCATCCTCGGCCGCGAGCACCATGACGTGCACCACACCGCGCCCCACACGAGCCACTACTGCATCACCACCGGGTGGCTCAACCGGCCGCTGGAGGCCATCGGCTTCTTCGATGGCATGGAGAAGCTCATCACCGCCGTCACCGGGCTGCAGCCGCGCGAGGAGACGATGAACCTCCCCGCCGTCACCCCGGAGGCCCCGGAGAGCACCCCGGCGCCGGACCTCGCGACGCCGTGA
- a CDS encoding crotonase/enoyl-CoA hydratase family protein, whose translation MSVRIEKQGSVTTVILHRPEVRNAVDGPTAEALAAAFREFEADDEARAAVLVGEGGTFCAGADLKAVAEGRLPHLAPEGDGPMGPSRMLLSKPVIAAISGHAVAGGLELALWCDLRVAEEDAVLGVFCRRWGVPLIDGGTVRLPRLIGLSRALDLILTGRPVPAQEALGMGLVNRVVPRGGARAAAEQLARELAAFPQACMNADRRSAYEQAGLPLEQALLQEFQRGVQVLEKESLTGAKRFADGAGRHGSFEAGNIKS comes from the coding sequence ATGAGCGTCCGCATCGAGAAGCAGGGTTCCGTCACCACCGTCATCCTCCACCGCCCCGAGGTGCGCAATGCCGTGGACGGGCCCACGGCCGAGGCGCTCGCGGCGGCCTTCCGGGAGTTCGAGGCGGATGACGAGGCCCGGGCCGCTGTCCTGGTGGGCGAGGGAGGCACCTTCTGCGCGGGAGCGGACCTGAAGGCGGTGGCCGAGGGGCGGCTGCCGCACCTGGCGCCAGAAGGGGATGGGCCGATGGGGCCCTCGCGGATGCTGCTGAGCAAGCCGGTCATCGCCGCCATCTCCGGCCATGCCGTCGCGGGAGGGCTGGAGCTGGCGCTCTGGTGTGACCTCCGCGTGGCCGAGGAGGACGCCGTGCTGGGCGTGTTCTGCCGCCGCTGGGGTGTGCCGCTCATCGACGGGGGCACGGTGCGGCTGCCCCGGTTGATTGGCCTGTCGCGCGCGTTGGACCTCATCCTCACGGGCCGGCCGGTGCCGGCGCAGGAGGCGCTGGGCATGGGGCTCGTCAACCGCGTGGTGCCGCGGGGTGGTGCGCGCGCGGCCGCCGAGCAGTTGGCCCGCGAGCTCGCCGCCTTCCCCCAGGCCTGCATGAACGCGGACCGGCGCTCGGCGTACGAACAGGCCGGGCTCCCGCTGGAGCAGGCGCTGCTCCAGGAGTTCCAGCGGGGCGTGCAGGTGCTCGAGAAGGAGTCGCTGACGGGCGCGAAGCGCTTCGCGGATGGCGCCGGCCGGCACGGCTCGTTCGAGGCTGGAAACATCAAAAGTTGA
- a CDS encoding PHB depolymerase family esterase, giving the protein MSGRSTRRFSSFTSSRGMRFAALLLTTAAGCGPLEAGAPEEQSAPSASDVAQVESELTQVTGFGTNPGNLLMYRHVPASMPASAPLVVVLHGCTQTAAAMENTGWTAAANVYKFYVVYAQQQSGNNSSSCFNWFEPGDIARGAGEALSLKQMVDAMKSAYSIDSTRVFITGFSGGGYMVPVMLATYPDVFSAGAVNAGGPYKCATSMNEAFTCMSPGIDKTPTAWGDLVRGAYSGYTGARPRVSIWHGTSDFTVKNSNATEAMEQWTNVHGIDQTADFTETVAGFPHKEYRNSAGTTLVETYDLTGMGHAVAIDPQYSFPGSTSVCGATGSYLSDVNLCASYYQAKFFGLTGGGGGTGDTTPPTVNLTAPANGATVSGSVTLTASASDAVGVTRVEFYVDGALAGSDSAAPYELAWSSTSVANGSHSLSAKAFDAAGNSATDADTSVTVSNSGTSTPVTVSFTSVAADDGYIKANSDGSLPALGTLTGLALGRGTDAKFNRSFLSFDTSGLPDGATITRAYLTVAYSSGSGDPWASPAGNTLVLDVKTGTFNAAATETADWGVAANASAVASIPKFTLGTTNSADFASAGLVAINKTGKTQLRLRFTQDQAATAYLFVQDGANAKLTVVYTP; this is encoded by the coding sequence ATGTCTGGTCGAAGCACGCGTCGTTTCTCGTCGTTCACGTCATCTCGAGGGATGCGCTTCGCGGCGCTCCTGCTCACCACCGCCGCGGGCTGTGGTCCGCTCGAGGCAGGCGCTCCCGAGGAGCAGTCCGCCCCCTCCGCCTCCGATGTGGCGCAGGTGGAGAGCGAGCTCACGCAGGTCACGGGTTTTGGCACCAACCCGGGCAACCTGCTGATGTACCGGCACGTACCGGCCAGCATGCCGGCGAGCGCGCCGCTGGTGGTGGTGCTGCACGGCTGTACGCAGACGGCCGCGGCCATGGAGAACACCGGCTGGACGGCGGCGGCGAACGTCTACAAGTTCTACGTCGTCTACGCGCAGCAGCAGAGCGGCAACAACTCCAGCAGCTGCTTCAACTGGTTCGAGCCGGGTGACATCGCGCGGGGCGCGGGTGAGGCGCTCTCCCTCAAGCAGATGGTGGACGCCATGAAGTCCGCCTACTCCATCGACTCGACGCGCGTGTTCATCACGGGTTTCTCGGGCGGTGGGTACATGGTGCCCGTCATGCTCGCCACCTACCCGGACGTCTTCTCCGCGGGTGCCGTCAACGCGGGCGGGCCCTACAAGTGCGCCACCTCGATGAACGAGGCCTTCACCTGTATGAGCCCGGGCATCGACAAGACGCCCACCGCCTGGGGAGACCTCGTGCGCGGCGCCTACTCCGGCTACACGGGCGCCCGTCCCCGCGTGTCCATCTGGCACGGCACGAGCGACTTCACGGTGAAGAACTCCAACGCGACCGAGGCGATGGAGCAGTGGACCAACGTGCACGGCATCGACCAGACGGCGGACTTCACCGAGACGGTCGCGGGCTTCCCCCACAAGGAGTACCGCAACAGCGCGGGCACGACGCTCGTGGAGACCTATGACCTGACGGGCATGGGCCACGCGGTGGCGATCGATCCGCAGTACAGCTTCCCGGGCAGCACCTCCGTGTGCGGCGCCACGGGCTCGTACCTGTCCGACGTGAACCTCTGCGCCTCGTACTACCAGGCGAAGTTCTTCGGGCTCACGGGCGGTGGCGGCGGCACGGGCGACACCACCCCGCCCACGGTGAACCTGACGGCGCCGGCCAACGGCGCCACGGTGAGCGGCTCCGTCACCCTCACCGCGAGCGCCTCGGACGCGGTGGGCGTCACCCGGGTGGAGTTCTACGTGGATGGCGCCCTGGCCGGCTCCGACAGCGCCGCCCCCTACGAGCTGGCCTGGAGCAGCACCAGCGTGGCCAACGGCTCCCACTCGCTCAGCGCCAAGGCCTTCGACGCCGCGGGCAACTCGGCCACCGACGCGGACACGTCCGTCACGGTGAGCAACAGCGGCACGAGCACGCCGGTGACGGTGAGCTTCACCAGCGTCGCCGCGGACGATGGCTACATCAAGGCCAACTCGGACGGCAGCCTGCCGGCGCTCGGGACGCTCACGGGCCTGGCGCTCGGGCGCGGCACGGACGCCAAGTTCAACCGCTCCTTCCTCTCCTTCGACACCTCCGGCCTGCCGGACGGCGCCACCATCACCCGCGCCTACCTCACCGTCGCCTACTCGTCCGGCTCGGGTGACCCGTGGGCGAGCCCCGCTGGCAACACGCTCGTCCTCGACGTGAAGACGGGCACCTTCAACGCCGCCGCGACCGAGACGGCCGACTGGGGCGTCGCCGCCAACGCGAGCGCCGTGGCGAGCATCCCGAAGTTCACTCTGGGTACGACGAACTCGGCGGATTTCGCCAGTGCGGGCCTCGTGGCCATCAACAAGACGGGGAAGACCCAGCTGCGGCTGCGCTTCACCCAGGACCAGGCGGCCACGGCCTACCTGTTCGTCCAGGATGGGGCGAACGCCAAGCTTACCGTCGTCTACACGCCATAG
- the infC gene encoding translation initiation factor IF-3 has product MIREQRSPRGGSRDQRTNRRIRAREVRVVGSDGAQLGVMPLEAALTLARNEGLDLVEISPMAQPPVCKVMDYGKFKYEEKKKAAESKRAQVVVQLKEVKLRPKTEEHDYEFKVRNTRRFIEDGNKAKVVIQFRGREITHKEQGTAILNDVANDLKDVAVVEMPPRMEGRLMFMILAPTPKVAQKARELVRQAAASAKKSPPPAAPGAGKSAAANAAAAPEEASAEGSQEAAPTPAAPAS; this is encoded by the coding sequence ATCATTCGCGAACAGAGAAGTCCTCGCGGCGGAAGCCGCGATCAGAGAACGAATCGCCGTATCCGCGCTCGCGAGGTCCGCGTCGTGGGGTCCGATGGCGCGCAGCTTGGCGTCATGCCCCTCGAGGCCGCCTTGACGCTGGCGAGAAATGAAGGACTCGACCTCGTCGAGATCAGCCCCATGGCCCAGCCGCCTGTCTGCAAGGTGATGGACTATGGCAAGTTCAAGTACGAGGAGAAGAAGAAGGCCGCGGAGTCGAAGCGTGCCCAGGTCGTGGTCCAGCTCAAGGAAGTGAAGCTGCGCCCGAAGACCGAGGAGCACGACTACGAGTTCAAGGTCCGCAACACGCGCCGCTTCATCGAGGACGGCAACAAGGCCAAGGTCGTCATCCAGTTCCGGGGTCGAGAGATCACCCACAAGGAGCAGGGCACGGCCATCCTCAACGACGTGGCCAACGACCTGAAGGATGTGGCGGTGGTGGAGATGCCGCCCCGCATGGAAGGGCGCCTGATGTTCATGATTCTCGCGCCCACGCCGAAGGTCGCCCAGAAGGCCCGCGAGCTGGTGCGGCAGGCCGCTGCCAGCGCCAAGAAGTCTCCTCCGCCGGCGGCGCCCGGTGCCGGAAAGTCGGCGGCTGCCAACGCCGCTGCTGCTCCTGAAGAGGCCTCCGCTGAGGGCTCGCAGGAAGCCGCCCCTACCCCGGCGGCTCCGGCTTCCTAG
- a CDS encoding YkgJ family cysteine cluster protein produces the protein MSLSELCRRCGLCCDGNLFSHVPLERAEADAARRNGLEVVALATGAPALRQGCTALKGRQCSIYLERPEGCRRYACRLFNALAGGTVPFEEALQVVEQAHALLAAVERGLAPDTDPRPASVLERARFAAWGEEGGFSSGTSAARERAEAFLDQHFHGGPRRFEPPG, from the coding sequence ATGTCCCTGTCCGAGCTGTGCCGTCGCTGCGGCCTGTGCTGTGACGGCAACCTCTTCAGCCACGTTCCGCTCGAGCGCGCCGAAGCCGACGCCGCCCGGCGGAACGGGCTCGAGGTGGTGGCCCTCGCCACTGGCGCACCGGCCCTCCGGCAGGGCTGCACGGCGCTGAAGGGGCGTCAGTGCTCCATCTACCTGGAGCGCCCGGAGGGCTGCCGACGCTATGCCTGCCGGCTGTTCAACGCCCTGGCCGGTGGGACGGTCCCCTTCGAGGAGGCACTCCAGGTGGTGGAGCAGGCGCACGCCCTGCTCGCGGCCGTGGAGCGGGGCCTCGCGCCCGATACGGACCCACGCCCCGCCTCGGTGTTGGAGCGCGCTCGCTTCGCCGCCTGGGGTGAGGAGGGGGGCTTCTCGTCCGGGACGAGCGCCGCGCGGGAGCGGGCCGAGGCCTTCCTCGACCAGCACTTCCACGGTGGCCCGAGGCGCTTCGAGCCCCCGGGCTGA
- a CDS encoding DUF3857 domain-containing protein, which translates to MRTPTHRFSVLLLVAGLVMAGCAHSTSPTEVLENAANAAQKGTSEARTLALAGFHAWLMTGDPAVAQSRFDEAGAKDPADPYALFGQHLLARRAANPRRALDAALAVTTRAPRHPLAVPSARYVLDMVGSSPALDDVILTGLQAALDAGAAGEAAQLLRASQVAILGLREDRAAQARALKDMGAVDTATLVGPFSPWHLLAFDETIPPEKDGSMAGPFTGPFGQLVPRTLRAPDSRLDVAGEPGSGDIYLMAVDAEVPEAGVYVVRAVSASSFKVMVDGAPLLERRDFARAASTVAARPVQLSAGRHRIFLKLLKDQQRGANVSFALARADGRPSGIRYSPASGPAPSSWGSAPRDAKAELVYPRAEDLAAALAGEAGPLLADFTAVRDGMGRDSDGAWRLMTRLQKATQTAAVLSLRAELSALDRSIPTKVSRGRSTRDLEAALSKDPGDVTALLLRAELSLNDGQYSAAMETLKTARAAAKQPGWPVYLLEARTAMALEVESAAEESAEAALQAQPGLCDALGLRYGLARRRDAVARADELMGSLAGCPGALPRAAEHARMRGDLERSAALYQQQLTRNPGDITTGLSLASAYVAQRRFDDATATLKTLSALWPRNPRVLEKLADVRELAGDAAGALALREQSLLLDGSNLALRRAVVRAKTGQELLQAHAIDGRQAIKDYEANPGAQESAAAYVLDAAATQVWQDGSQVTRIHSIQKALEQSGVQEIAEVNLPSGAQVLALRTLKADGTVLEPESIEGKDTVSLPGVQVGDYVEVEYLLAEGSRGPAQPGFKASDFYFRVANLPDHRATYTVVAPKGTGMKVDAHNMKAPPPVVKGDEEIFTFEVRNVPPFIPEPDGPPSGKEYLPFVVVGAGTTGNDKLVAVYSDAFLDKGALNWELEAFAREAAGDKRGLEAVKALYAAVMKRFTGRDAGLTQSAAGSVAQDRGSRLWVLKAGLEALGIPARLVAVRTFSADPADYLFPEESLLPYVALRAEVPGEAPVWLDTTTRFAPFGELPESALGERDAYLLPEPGRALEKVKTPPVKQQPGKLVKLALEVDGNGHLTGKGEEQYTGFDAAQLAEAFEAISGERRRQALQSAVGRYFGGAELTDLKLERAEEVGAPFTVRYTFKAAGFARADKDKLVLPPVTMPASLGRQYVQLSTRTTPLYLDDTETNRTVVTLTMPPGFKLSDPQAQLKVEGAFGRLVRTEKQEARALTIDETLRVERARIPVKQYEDFAHFAGEVDLVQSRDLVLVK; encoded by the coding sequence ATGCGCACGCCCACTCACCGTTTCTCCGTGCTGCTGCTCGTCGCCGGCCTCGTCATGGCCGGCTGTGCCCACTCCACCTCGCCCACCGAGGTGCTCGAAAACGCCGCCAACGCGGCGCAGAAGGGCACCAGCGAGGCGCGCACGCTCGCGCTCGCCGGCTTCCACGCCTGGTTGATGACGGGAGACCCGGCCGTGGCCCAGTCCCGCTTCGACGAGGCGGGCGCCAAGGATCCGGCCGACCCCTACGCCCTCTTCGGCCAGCACCTGCTCGCGCGCCGCGCCGCCAACCCGCGCCGCGCGCTCGATGCTGCGCTGGCGGTGACCACCCGCGCGCCCCGCCATCCGCTCGCGGTGCCCTCCGCCCGCTACGTGCTGGACATGGTGGGCTCCTCCCCCGCGCTGGATGACGTCATCCTCACGGGCCTCCAGGCCGCGCTCGACGCCGGTGCCGCGGGCGAGGCCGCCCAGCTGCTGCGCGCCAGCCAGGTGGCCATCCTCGGGCTGAGGGAGGACCGGGCCGCCCAGGCGCGCGCGCTCAAGGACATGGGCGCGGTGGACACGGCCACCCTGGTGGGGCCCTTCTCGCCCTGGCACCTGCTCGCCTTCGACGAGACCATCCCGCCGGAGAAAGACGGCTCCATGGCGGGCCCCTTCACCGGCCCCTTTGGCCAGCTCGTGCCGCGCACCCTGCGCGCCCCGGACAGCCGCCTGGACGTGGCGGGCGAGCCGGGCAGCGGCGACATCTACCTCATGGCCGTGGACGCGGAGGTGCCCGAGGCCGGGGTGTACGTGGTGCGCGCCGTCTCCGCCTCCTCCTTCAAGGTGATGGTGGATGGAGCGCCCCTGCTGGAGCGCCGCGACTTCGCCCGCGCGGCGTCCACGGTGGCCGCGCGTCCCGTGCAGCTCTCGGCGGGCCGGCACCGCATCTTCCTCAAGCTGCTGAAGGACCAGCAGCGCGGAGCCAACGTGTCCTTCGCCCTGGCACGCGCGGACGGGCGCCCCTCGGGCATCCGCTACAGCCCGGCCAGCGGGCCCGCGCCCTCCTCGTGGGGCTCGGCCCCCCGGGACGCGAAGGCGGAGCTGGTGTACCCGCGCGCCGAGGACCTGGCCGCCGCGCTCGCCGGTGAGGCGGGCCCGCTGCTCGCGGACTTCACCGCGGTGCGCGACGGAATGGGCCGGGACTCGGACGGGGCGTGGCGGCTGATGACGCGCCTGCAGAAGGCCACCCAGACGGCCGCCGTGCTTTCGCTGCGCGCCGAGCTGTCCGCGCTGGACCGGAGCATCCCCACCAAGGTGTCGCGCGGACGCTCGACGAGGGATCTGGAGGCGGCGCTGTCGAAGGACCCGGGCGACGTGACGGCGCTGCTGCTGCGTGCCGAGCTGTCGCTCAACGACGGGCAGTACTCCGCGGCCATGGAGACGCTCAAGACGGCGCGGGCCGCGGCGAAGCAGCCGGGCTGGCCCGTGTACCTGCTGGAGGCGCGCACGGCCATGGCCCTGGAGGTGGAGAGCGCGGCCGAGGAGAGCGCGGAGGCGGCGCTCCAGGCCCAGCCGGGGCTGTGTGATGCCTTGGGGCTGCGCTACGGGCTGGCCCGGCGCCGCGACGCGGTGGCTCGCGCGGACGAGCTGATGGGCTCGCTGGCGGGCTGTCCGGGCGCGCTCCCCCGTGCCGCCGAGCACGCGCGGATGCGGGGAGACCTGGAGCGCTCGGCCGCCCTCTACCAGCAGCAGCTCACGCGCAACCCGGGCGACATCACCACGGGCCTGTCGCTGGCGAGCGCGTATGTGGCGCAGCGCCGCTTCGACGACGCCACGGCCACGCTGAAGACGCTGAGCGCGCTCTGGCCGCGCAACCCGCGGGTGCTGGAGAAGCTGGCGGACGTGCGCGAGCTGGCCGGAGACGCGGCCGGAGCGCTGGCGCTGCGCGAGCAGTCGCTGCTGCTGGACGGGAGCAACCTGGCCCTGCGCCGCGCCGTGGTGCGCGCGAAGACGGGACAGGAGCTCCTGCAGGCGCACGCCATCGACGGCCGGCAGGCCATCAAGGACTACGAGGCCAACCCGGGTGCCCAGGAGAGCGCCGCGGCGTACGTGCTGGACGCGGCGGCCACGCAGGTGTGGCAGGACGGCTCGCAGGTCACCCGCATCCACAGCATCCAGAAGGCGCTGGAGCAGAGCGGCGTGCAGGAGATCGCCGAGGTGAACCTGCCCTCGGGCGCGCAGGTGCTGGCGCTGCGCACCCTCAAGGCGGACGGCACGGTGCTGGAGCCGGAGAGCATCGAGGGCAAGGACACCGTCAGCCTGCCGGGCGTGCAGGTGGGGGACTACGTGGAGGTGGAGTACCTGCTGGCCGAGGGCTCGCGTGGGCCGGCGCAGCCGGGCTTCAAGGCGTCGGACTTCTACTTCCGCGTGGCCAACCTGCCGGACCACCGGGCCACGTACACGGTGGTGGCGCCCAAGGGCACGGGCATGAAGGTGGACGCGCACAACATGAAGGCGCCGCCGCCCGTGGTGAAGGGGGACGAGGAGATTTTCACCTTCGAGGTGCGCAACGTGCCGCCCTTCATCCCCGAGCCGGACGGCCCGCCGTCGGGCAAGGAGTACCTGCCCTTCGTGGTGGTGGGCGCGGGCACCACGGGCAACGACAAGCTGGTGGCGGTGTACTCGGACGCCTTCCTGGACAAGGGCGCGCTCAACTGGGAGCTGGAGGCCTTCGCGCGCGAGGCGGCCGGAGACAAGCGCGGGCTAGAGGCGGTGAAGGCGCTGTACGCGGCGGTGATGAAGCGCTTCACCGGCCGGGACGCGGGGCTGACGCAGTCGGCGGCGGGCTCGGTGGCGCAGGACCGGGGCAGCCGGCTGTGGGTGCTGAAGGCGGGGCTGGAGGCGCTGGGGATTCCGGCGCGCCTCGTCGCGGTGCGCACCTTCTCGGCGGACCCCGCGGACTACCTCTTCCCCGAGGAGTCGCTGCTGCCGTACGTGGCGCTGCGGGCGGAGGTGCCGGGAGAGGCGCCGGTGTGGCTGGACACCACCACGCGCTTCGCCCCCTTCGGTGAGCTGCCCGAGTCGGCGCTGGGCGAGCGGGACGCGTACCTGCTGCCCGAGCCCGGCCGCGCGCTGGAGAAGGTGAAGACGCCGCCGGTGAAGCAGCAGCCCGGCAAGCTGGTGAAGCTCGCGCTGGAAGTGGATGGGAACGGCCACCTGACGGGCAAGGGCGAGGAGCAGTACACGGGCTTCGACGCGGCGCAGCTGGCGGAGGCCTTCGAGGCCATCTCCGGCGAGCGCCGCCGCCAGGCGCTGCAGAGCGCGGTGGGCCGCTACTTCGGCGGGGCGGAGCTGACGGACCTGAAGCTGGAGCGCGCGGAGGAGGTGGGCGCCCCCTTCACGGTGCGCTACACCTTCAAGGCGGCCGGCTTCGCCCGGGCGGACAAGGACAAGCTGGTGCTGCCGCCCGTCACCATGCCCGCGAGCCTGGGCCGCCAGTACGTGCAACTCAGCACGCGCACCACGCCGCTCTACCTCGACGACACGGAGACGAACCGCACCGTGGTGACACTGACGATGCCGCCGGGCTTCAAGCTGTCGGATCCGCAGGCCCAGTTGAAGGTGGAGGGCGCCTTCGGGCGCCTGGTGCGCACGGAGAAGCAGGAGGCACGCGCGCTCACCATCGACGAGACACTGCGGGTGGAGCGAGCCCGCATCCCGGTGAAGCAGTACGAGGACTTCGCGCACTTCGCCGGCGAGGTGGACCTCGTCCAGTCGAGGGACCTGGTGCTGGTGAAGTAG